A single region of the Nocardioides sp. W7 genome encodes:
- a CDS encoding hydantoinase/oxoprolinase family protein has product MTRDLRVGVDIGGTFTDIVVMDPAAGTTSTYKVLSTPEDPSLGMLQGIDELGIAQRIEYLVHGTTAGLNALLSRSGERTALITTTGFHDVLRLRRAGNDNIWSLRAKNVTSVVADKDVRTVRERVRFDGTVETPLDADDVRQAAQWLHAEEISTVAVCLLHAHRNPAHEVELRDRLLELLPDLSVVLSHEVSPEQGEYERTSTTVATAYVARTVDRYLTNLVAQLRERGCTAPLQVMRSSGGVCSAELVARQPIQTILSGPAGGVVAAETLARGLGRPNLIAIDMGGTSSDVSLVVDGAMTLNNEGEIADHVMRMPVVELHTIGAGGGSIARAEAGGLRVGPKSAGADPGPACYGLGGKEPTVTDAQVLLGRLDPDWFLGGRMTLDVVAAERAMATVGDELGLDAVETAEGILAVANAKMANAIRTLTLRRGVDPRDFTLVAFGGAGPLHSVALAEELGIEEIVIPYAMGVLSAWGMLHADVRHDVSLPLTGRLGDADARAAMASALEQLRGRGRVLLEQEGVASGDRHYAASVDMRYVGQEHAINVALDDLADGDEDLAAAFHETYGRHFGHAMPESPLELVNARLSATGRVGATLADRDEALAEKSDETTRRVRVAGQDWDARIVRRDTIGGDSQIPGPLVVQEDGSTTLVPDGWSVRRGSFGALIITQQKELLS; this is encoded by the coding sequence ATGACCAGGGATCTGAGAGTCGGCGTCGACATCGGCGGCACGTTCACCGACATCGTCGTCATGGACCCCGCCGCCGGCACGACCTCGACGTACAAGGTCCTGAGCACACCCGAGGACCCGAGCCTCGGCATGTTGCAGGGCATCGACGAGCTCGGCATCGCGCAACGGATCGAGTATCTCGTCCACGGCACCACGGCCGGACTGAACGCTCTCCTCTCCCGGTCCGGTGAGCGAACCGCGCTGATCACCACCACCGGGTTCCACGACGTGCTTCGCCTCCGACGCGCCGGCAACGACAACATCTGGAGTCTCCGGGCCAAGAACGTCACGTCGGTCGTGGCCGACAAGGACGTTCGCACCGTGCGCGAGCGGGTGCGCTTCGACGGCACCGTCGAGACCCCGCTGGACGCCGACGACGTTCGGCAAGCTGCACAGTGGCTGCATGCCGAGGAGATCTCGACGGTCGCTGTCTGCCTCCTCCACGCGCACCGGAATCCGGCCCACGAGGTCGAACTCCGGGACCGGCTCCTCGAGCTGCTCCCGGACCTCTCCGTCGTCCTGTCCCACGAGGTCTCCCCAGAGCAAGGTGAGTACGAGCGGACCTCGACCACGGTCGCGACCGCGTACGTCGCGCGCACGGTCGACAGATACCTGACGAACCTCGTCGCCCAGCTGCGGGAACGCGGCTGCACGGCGCCCCTCCAGGTCATGCGGTCCAGCGGCGGCGTCTGCTCGGCCGAGCTCGTGGCACGGCAGCCCATCCAGACGATCCTGAGCGGCCCAGCCGGCGGAGTGGTCGCCGCCGAGACGCTCGCGCGTGGCCTCGGACGGCCCAACCTGATCGCCATCGACATGGGCGGCACGTCCTCCGACGTGAGCCTGGTCGTCGACGGTGCGATGACCCTCAACAACGAAGGTGAGATCGCCGACCACGTCATGCGGATGCCGGTCGTCGAGCTCCACACGATCGGTGCGGGCGGCGGTTCGATCGCGCGCGCCGAGGCGGGCGGACTTCGCGTCGGTCCGAAGAGCGCCGGGGCAGACCCGGGTCCTGCTTGCTACGGGCTCGGCGGGAAGGAACCGACCGTCACGGACGCCCAGGTCCTCCTGGGTCGCCTGGACCCGGACTGGTTCCTCGGCGGACGGATGACCCTGGACGTGGTCGCCGCCGAACGAGCGATGGCAACGGTGGGCGATGAGCTCGGTCTGGACGCCGTTGAGACTGCGGAAGGCATCCTGGCGGTCGCGAACGCCAAGATGGCCAACGCCATCCGGACCCTCACCCTGCGCCGTGGGGTCGACCCGCGTGACTTCACTCTGGTCGCTTTCGGTGGCGCGGGTCCGCTCCACAGCGTCGCCCTCGCCGAGGAGCTCGGTATCGAGGAGATCGTGATCCCGTACGCCATGGGCGTGCTCTCCGCCTGGGGCATGCTGCACGCGGATGTGCGGCACGACGTCTCGCTCCCGCTGACTGGTCGACTCGGCGACGCCGATGCGCGCGCGGCCATGGCCAGCGCGCTCGAGCAGCTCCGCGGTCGCGGTCGTGTGCTGCTGGAACAGGAGGGCGTTGCGTCGGGTGACCGGCACTACGCGGCCAGCGTCGACATGCGCTACGTCGGGCAGGAGCACGCGATCAACGTCGCGCTCGATGACCTGGCGGACGGCGACGAGGACCTTGCGGCTGCCTTCCATGAGACCTACGGCCGGCACTTCGGTCACGCCATGCCCGAGTCCCCGCTCGAGCTGGTCAACGCACGGCTCTCAGCCACCGGCAGGGTCGGGGCGACGCTCGCCGACCGCGACGAGGCCCTCGCCGAGAAGTCGGATGAGACCACTCGTCGGGTTCGGGTCGCCGGCCAGGACTGGGACGCACGGATCGTCCGTCGCGACACGATCGGCGGCGACTCCCAGATCCCGGGTCCCCTCGTGGTCCAGGAGGACGGCTCGACGACGCTCGTACCGGACGGCTGGTCCGTCCGTCGCGGCAGCTTCGGCGCCCTGATCATCACCCAGCAGAAGGAGCTCCTGTCGTGA
- a CDS encoding hydantoinase B/oxoprolinase family protein, producing the protein MTSDVITTEIVRNLFQSAAEDMHAALVRSAYQPLLYENQDAAVALLDANADVLGQSSGLPLFLGNLDEAVKESLRQRGGTDWLAEGDVVCLNDPYIQGTHVNDVTIFAPVHLDGEIAGYVAARGDVTDLGGRDPGGGTETTEVYQEGLRLGPVKIATAAGTVHDIMDIIRRNSRSRDLVVGDMNAMIAACRIGQRRMLEILARFGRPTVEECRDEIFRQSVAADLTTVSDIPDGVYFGEGLMDNDGIVLDAPVPVSIRIEVLGERMTVDLTRSPEAALGPVNCGRAQTVAAVRVAFKMLFSSERSFDGGCFQNLEVLTRPGTVHHAVEPAACGWYYTSLGMLIDLFVSAFAEVMPEQVTAAQFGDSMISYFAGPGETAADPSYLCVEAHAGGWGASSSADGADGLINVINGSFRNTPVEAIEARYPLTVTEYGVRAGSGGAGRTSGGSGIVRRYRVDAPTQLYLWMDRSRTPAWGLQGGGTGLPPRVEITGSVNRDDLLKTNGLPLVAGDTVSIFTGGGGGFGVAEQ; encoded by the coding sequence GTGACCTCTGACGTGATCACCACGGAGATCGTGCGCAACCTCTTCCAGTCCGCTGCCGAGGACATGCACGCCGCGCTCGTCCGCTCGGCGTACCAACCGCTCCTCTACGAGAACCAGGACGCGGCCGTTGCACTCCTCGACGCAAACGCCGACGTACTCGGGCAGTCCAGCGGCCTGCCACTGTTCCTGGGCAACCTCGACGAAGCCGTCAAGGAGTCCCTGCGACAGCGAGGCGGGACCGACTGGCTCGCCGAAGGCGACGTCGTCTGCCTCAACGATCCCTACATCCAGGGCACGCACGTCAACGACGTGACGATCTTCGCCCCGGTCCATCTGGACGGTGAGATCGCCGGCTACGTCGCTGCCCGCGGCGACGTCACCGACCTGGGCGGGCGTGATCCGGGCGGCGGTACGGAGACCACCGAGGTCTACCAGGAAGGCCTGCGGCTGGGGCCCGTCAAGATCGCGACCGCCGCCGGGACCGTCCACGACATCATGGACATCATCCGGCGCAACAGCCGCAGCCGTGATCTCGTCGTCGGCGACATGAACGCCATGATCGCGGCGTGCCGGATCGGGCAGCGGCGGATGCTCGAGATCCTCGCCCGCTTCGGCCGTCCGACCGTCGAGGAGTGCCGCGACGAGATCTTCCGCCAGAGCGTCGCCGCCGACCTCACCACCGTGAGTGACATCCCGGACGGTGTCTACTTCGGCGAAGGGCTGATGGACAACGACGGCATCGTCCTCGACGCGCCGGTGCCGGTCAGTATCCGCATCGAGGTCCTCGGCGAGCGAATGACCGTCGACCTCACGCGCAGCCCGGAGGCCGCTCTCGGGCCGGTGAACTGTGGCCGAGCGCAGACGGTTGCCGCCGTCCGGGTCGCGTTCAAGATGCTGTTCAGTTCAGAGCGGTCCTTCGACGGCGGTTGCTTCCAGAACCTCGAGGTCCTCACCCGACCCGGCACCGTCCACCACGCGGTCGAGCCGGCGGCCTGCGGCTGGTACTACACCTCGCTCGGGATGTTGATCGACCTCTTCGTGAGTGCGTTCGCGGAGGTGATGCCCGAGCAGGTGACCGCCGCCCAGTTCGGTGACTCGATGATCTCCTACTTCGCCGGACCGGGGGAGACCGCCGCGGACCCGTCGTACCTCTGCGTCGAGGCGCACGCGGGCGGCTGGGGTGCGTCGTCGTCCGCGGACGGAGCGGACGGCTTGATCAACGTCATCAACGGCAGCTTCCGGAACACGCCGGTCGAGGCCATCGAGGCCCGGTACCCACTCACCGTCACCGAGTACGGCGTCCGTGCCGGATCCGGTGGCGCGGGACGCACGTCTGGTGGCTCCGGGATCGTCCGGCGGTACCGGGTCGACGCCCCGACCCAGCTGTACCTGTGGATGGACCGGTCCCGGACCCCGGCCTGGGGACTGCAGGGCGGCGGCACCGGGCTTCCTCCTCGTGTCGAGATCACCGGCAGCGTGAACCGCGACGACCTGCTCAAGACCAACGGCCTGCCGCTGGTGGCGGGTGACACGGTCAGCATCTTCACCGGCGGTGGGGGTGGCTTCGGTGTCGCCGAGCAGTGA
- a CDS encoding sugar ABC transporter ATP-binding protein, whose translation MTRSASSPAVGVASVSPSSDVLVAPGGGAQPLIELRQVSKHFGGARALSEIDLTITRGEVHCLVGENGAGKSTLGKVVAGVHRADEGTLVLAGAEVDFRSPRESIAAGIAFIAQELSIVPDRSVLENVFLGRTGFAFGMVKRRQLLDEYAVLSAKTGFAVDPLVRAGSLRLAEQQKVEIMRALARDAELIIMDEPTASLAGAEADQLLRIITDLRDEGRTVVFVTHFLVDALAVADRVTVLKDGRLVRTSPARGETPDSLIESMLGRSLGSMFPARKETADLETVLRVENLSRTGEFQDVSLQLNRGEIVGIAGLVGAGRTELLETMVGLRRADRGSVTVGETTQAFRSPRQAQQSGLVLVPESRKDHGLVLGRTVRENVTLPHLGSVSRMSLVSRSRQTAAVQRMLPQVGLDATRIDSPVGQLSGGNQQKVMFARWLLTNPNVLLADEPTRGVDVGARAGLYELLRGIADDGAAVLFVSSDNEEVVGLADRVLVMRGGRIVGELTGADINEENVLHLMFREDTREESA comes from the coding sequence GTGACACGGTCAGCATCTTCACCGGCGGTGGGGGTGGCTTCGGTGTCGCCGAGCAGTGACGTTCTCGTGGCTCCCGGAGGCGGCGCGCAGCCACTGATCGAGCTGCGCCAGGTCTCGAAGCACTTTGGCGGTGCTCGTGCGCTCTCGGAGATCGACCTGACCATCACCAGGGGCGAGGTCCACTGCCTCGTGGGGGAGAACGGGGCGGGGAAGTCGACGCTGGGCAAGGTCGTCGCGGGCGTTCATCGGGCAGACGAGGGAACCCTCGTCCTGGCTGGCGCCGAGGTCGACTTCAGGTCCCCACGTGAGTCGATCGCCGCTGGTATCGCATTCATCGCCCAGGAGCTCAGCATCGTTCCGGATCGCTCCGTGCTCGAGAACGTCTTCCTGGGGCGCACCGGATTCGCGTTCGGGATGGTGAAGCGGCGTCAGCTGCTCGACGAGTACGCCGTCCTCTCGGCGAAGACGGGGTTCGCCGTCGATCCGCTCGTACGCGCCGGGTCCCTGCGCCTCGCCGAGCAGCAGAAGGTCGAGATCATGCGGGCGCTCGCTCGCGACGCGGAGCTGATCATCATGGACGAGCCCACCGCTTCCTTGGCGGGAGCGGAGGCCGACCAGCTGCTCCGCATCATCACGGACCTGCGGGACGAAGGGCGCACCGTCGTCTTCGTCACCCACTTCCTCGTCGACGCGCTGGCCGTGGCCGACCGCGTGACGGTGCTCAAGGACGGCCGCCTCGTCCGAACGTCCCCGGCCAGGGGGGAGACGCCCGACAGCCTGATCGAGTCGATGCTCGGGCGGAGCCTGGGATCGATGTTCCCTGCCCGCAAGGAGACCGCGGACCTCGAGACCGTCCTCCGGGTCGAGAACCTGAGCCGGACCGGCGAGTTCCAGGACGTGAGCCTGCAGCTGAACCGCGGCGAGATCGTCGGCATCGCCGGTCTCGTCGGCGCGGGCCGCACCGAGCTCCTCGAGACCATGGTCGGACTCCGCCGAGCCGACCGGGGTTCGGTCACGGTCGGTGAGACCACCCAGGCGTTCCGGTCGCCGCGCCAGGCCCAGCAGTCCGGCCTGGTGCTGGTCCCGGAGAGCCGGAAGGACCACGGACTCGTCCTCGGCCGCACGGTCCGTGAGAACGTCACCCTTCCCCACCTCGGCTCCGTCAGCCGGATGTCCCTGGTGTCGAGGTCGAGACAGACCGCCGCCGTCCAGCGGATGCTTCCGCAGGTCGGTCTCGACGCGACCCGGATCGACTCGCCGGTCGGGCAGCTTTCGGGCGGGAACCAGCAGAAGGTCATGTTCGCCCGGTGGCTGCTCACCAATCCGAACGTCCTGCTCGCAGACGAGCCGACTCGCGGTGTCGACGTCGGCGCGCGAGCAGGCCTGTACGAGCTGCTTCGCGGCATAGCCGACGACGGTGCCGCGGTCCTGTTCGTGTCGTCGGACAACGAGGAAGTCGTCGGCCTGGCGGACCGGGTGCTGGTGATGCGGGGTGGCCGGATCGTCGGTGAGCTGACGGGGGCCGACATCAACGAAGAGAACGTCCTGCACCTGATGTTCCGGGAAGACACACGAGAGGAATCGGCGTGA
- a CDS encoding ABC transporter permease: MSSQVAPEVPKSRTTVAGLGRAGSNLKLVRDYGVVASAVGLFIVLALVSEPFRTTTNQLNILDQWSTIGIIACGSTICIVAGGFDLSVDAVFALSGVISAWVAINAENPQLGLLVGVASGLVLGVFNGILVTIGRINPFVATIASSVVFLGIAQLITRGSVLAVADPAFSKIGLRRFGDLTLPAIAFVVFAVLSAIVLSRTVVGRRIYAVGGNYEAARYSGVAVNRVQIFAYAVSGLSAGVAGVLAASRNSSASADIRTDLAFQAITAVVIGGVSIYGGEGTIPRALVGVLILALIGNGFNLLAVDPAYQQVLLGSIIVLAVSVDAWSRRTQK, from the coding sequence ATGAGCAGTCAGGTCGCACCAGAGGTCCCCAAGAGCCGCACCACCGTCGCGGGGCTCGGCCGCGCTGGATCCAACCTCAAGCTGGTGCGCGACTACGGAGTCGTCGCGAGCGCGGTCGGGTTGTTCATCGTCCTCGCGCTGGTGTCCGAGCCGTTTCGGACCACGACGAACCAGCTGAACATCCTCGACCAGTGGTCGACCATCGGCATCATCGCGTGCGGGTCCACGATCTGCATCGTCGCCGGAGGCTTCGATCTCTCGGTGGACGCCGTGTTCGCACTTTCGGGGGTCATCTCTGCCTGGGTCGCGATCAACGCCGAAAACCCGCAGCTCGGTCTGCTGGTCGGGGTGGCCAGCGGCCTGGTCCTCGGCGTGTTCAACGGGATCCTGGTGACGATCGGACGGATCAACCCGTTCGTGGCGACGATCGCCTCGTCCGTGGTCTTCCTCGGGATCGCGCAGCTCATCACCAGGGGCTCGGTCCTCGCCGTGGCCGATCCCGCCTTCTCCAAGATCGGTCTGCGTCGCTTCGGCGACCTCACCCTGCCGGCAATCGCGTTCGTGGTCTTCGCCGTCCTCTCCGCGATCGTGCTCTCCCGGACCGTGGTCGGGCGACGGATCTATGCGGTCGGCGGCAACTACGAGGCCGCCCGCTACTCCGGCGTCGCTGTCAACCGCGTTCAGATCTTCGCCTACGCCGTATCGGGGCTCTCCGCGGGCGTCGCCGGAGTTCTGGCCGCCAGTCGCAACTCGTCCGCATCCGCGGACATCAGGACCGATCTGGCCTTCCAGGCCATCACGGCCGTCGTCATCGGCGGCGTCAGCATCTACGGCGGGGAGGGGACGATCCCGCGCGCTCTGGTCGGCGTCCTGATCCTGGCGCTGATCGGAAACGGCTTCAACCTCCTCGCGGTCGATCCCGCCTACCAGCAGGTCCTTCTCGGAAGCATCATCGTCCTGGCCGTCTCGGTCGACGCCTGGTCGAGAAGAACGCAGAAGTAG
- a CDS encoding sugar ABC transporter substrate-binding protein — translation MNPKLLATTTAGLLCLAGGLAACGSDPSSSGSGAAGADGVGVFLSTSANSYEQAQAAGVKKAAQDLGAGDVQVFDASFDSTAQIGQVQDAVTSGRFKSFVIEPVDGAAIAGPLARAAAAGIEVVCVTSACGPDATKIDLQVEGQGGVVASDYGQVAEAMAGHAVEACEGVDPCRVFFLNGDSTFPSDRAAKDSFAGVMEKAPSNVEFVGTQDGKYDTVTGRSVMQSELQRNPDLDVLVSFADQQTLGAAQAIDAASKSEQVKIISFGGSEQAVAAVKNGAWLGSMLTLPFSIGETGATIAIQLAQGKTPDETVVDASTLAPVDGAYLIKDNAADFTAQWTS, via the coding sequence ATGAACCCCAAACTTCTGGCAACCACTACCGCTGGTCTGCTCTGCCTCGCCGGTGGGCTCGCCGCATGCGGCTCGGACCCCAGTTCGAGCGGGTCTGGAGCAGCAGGCGCTGACGGCGTCGGCGTCTTCCTCTCGACCTCCGCGAACTCCTACGAGCAGGCGCAGGCCGCCGGAGTCAAGAAGGCTGCCCAGGACCTCGGCGCCGGCGACGTCCAGGTCTTCGACGCCAGCTTCGACTCGACGGCCCAGATCGGGCAGGTCCAGGACGCGGTTACGTCCGGTCGCTTCAAGTCGTTCGTCATTGAGCCGGTCGACGGCGCCGCCATTGCCGGGCCCCTCGCACGTGCAGCGGCGGCCGGCATCGAGGTCGTCTGCGTCACGTCCGCCTGTGGTCCCGACGCGACGAAGATCGACCTTCAGGTCGAGGGGCAGGGCGGCGTCGTCGCTAGCGACTACGGACAAGTCGCGGAGGCTATGGCCGGGCACGCGGTGGAGGCCTGCGAAGGGGTCGACCCGTGTCGGGTCTTCTTCCTCAACGGCGACAGCACGTTCCCGAGCGACCGCGCCGCCAAGGACAGCTTCGCCGGAGTGATGGAGAAGGCGCCAAGCAACGTCGAGTTCGTCGGGACCCAGGACGGCAAGTACGACACGGTGACGGGCCGTAGCGTCATGCAGAGCGAGCTCCAGCGCAACCCCGACCTGGACGTGCTGGTCTCCTTCGCCGATCAGCAGACCCTCGGCGCGGCCCAGGCCATCGACGCGGCCTCGAAGTCAGAGCAGGTCAAGATCATCTCCTTCGGCGGCAGCGAGCAGGCGGTGGCAGCCGTCAAGAACGGCGCATGGCTCGGGTCGATGCTGACGCTGCCGTTCTCGATCGGTGAGACCGGCGCGACGATCGCCATCCAGCTCGCGCAGGGCAAGACCCCGGACGAGACGGTCGTCGATGCCAGCACCCTGGCGCCCGTCGACGGTGCGTACCTCATCAAGGACAACGCCGCCGACTTCACTGCCCAATGGACGTCCTGA
- a CDS encoding Xaa-Pro peptidase family protein translates to MDVLSRRWATSRGAAPLAGAHAVAPGSTPLDVRRARLESQLEASGIGAALVSPGSDLRYLLGESHSSFERLTVLVIQPGSTPVLIVPTVESSAWESVATRLSIELTPWSDGQDVHAIVAEHLPRRGRVSVSGSLPASHLLQLMGACDGSTFAVDDAVRRLRRVKDDGEIEQLRVAARAVDSVHARLPELLVPRRTEAEVASDVHDLMDAAGFEEVTFVAVASGENGANPHHAATARALRSDDLVFVDISGRLGTGYFADCTRTYALRPPSPAARRLFQALSESFDAAIAMVRPGVTAHEVDRAARTVLERHDLARFFLHRTGHGIGLDVHESPNIVSGNHDVLAPGMTFSIEPGIYRPDLGTRIEDIVVVTEHGCEQLNRQSRDLWVD, encoded by the coding sequence ATGGACGTCCTGAGTCGGCGTTGGGCGACCAGCCGGGGCGCCGCGCCCCTCGCCGGGGCCCACGCCGTTGCGCCGGGCAGCACTCCTCTCGACGTCAGGCGGGCACGCCTGGAATCCCAGCTGGAGGCGTCAGGGATCGGCGCAGCGCTGGTCTCGCCCGGCAGCGATCTCAGGTACCTGTTGGGTGAGTCGCACTCGTCGTTCGAGCGCCTGACCGTCCTGGTGATCCAGCCGGGCTCCACTCCCGTGCTCATCGTGCCAACAGTCGAGTCGTCGGCCTGGGAGTCGGTAGCCACCAGACTGAGCATCGAGCTGACTCCGTGGTCTGACGGCCAGGACGTGCACGCTATCGTCGCGGAACACCTCCCCCGCAGAGGTCGGGTCAGCGTCTCCGGCTCGCTACCCGCGTCGCACCTGCTGCAGTTGATGGGTGCCTGCGACGGCAGCACTTTTGCCGTGGATGACGCGGTACGACGCCTCCGGAGGGTTAAAGACGATGGGGAGATCGAGCAGCTGCGTGTGGCGGCGCGCGCCGTCGACTCGGTGCACGCCAGGCTCCCCGAGCTCCTGGTGCCGAGACGGACCGAGGCCGAGGTCGCGTCCGACGTCCACGACCTCATGGACGCCGCGGGGTTCGAGGAGGTCACGTTCGTCGCCGTCGCGTCGGGGGAGAACGGGGCGAACCCGCACCACGCCGCAACGGCTCGCGCCCTGCGTTCTGATGACCTCGTCTTCGTCGACATCAGCGGCCGACTGGGGACCGGGTACTTCGCCGACTGCACACGCACCTATGCCTTGCGTCCGCCGTCCCCGGCAGCGCGACGTCTCTTCCAAGCGCTCAGCGAGTCCTTCGATGCTGCCATCGCGATGGTGCGCCCAGGCGTAACGGCCCACGAGGTCGACCGAGCGGCGAGGACCGTGCTCGAACGTCACGACCTCGCCCGGTTCTTCCTCCACCGCACCGGCCACGGGATCGGCTTGGACGTGCACGAGAGCCCCAACATCGTGAGTGGCAACCACGACGTGCTGGCTCCAGGCATGACCTTCAGCATTGAGCCGGGCATCTACCGTCCGGACCTCGGTACGCGTATCGAGGACATCGTGGTGGTCACGGAGCACGGCTGCGAGCAGCTCAACCGACAGTCTCGAGACCTGTGGGTCGACTAG
- a CDS encoding helix-turn-helix transcriptional regulator translates to MNDPNTEKTSPATDPFVEALLDTVAGRPTSADLTNDERDLIAGIAEWAPGLPEALAELDAETDQTSPTPVRVDDPIAQMLGLVEDPAVLINGRQLAAIRKSAGLTVGELAQRLSQRGWDVTTNNVFSWERDKLNPPPATINAVAEVLNVAADSILTTNTQRAQTLDVLFDDEIIAAFLDQWSRESNVPVERLAEHSKRLLATAGKRNATSATPQTLLAILEHFKNLPSFLDPA, encoded by the coding sequence ATGAATGACCCGAACACCGAGAAGACGTCGCCCGCGACCGACCCGTTCGTCGAAGCACTGCTGGACACAGTGGCCGGGCGCCCGACGTCCGCCGACCTCACCAACGACGAACGTGACTTGATCGCCGGCATCGCCGAATGGGCACCTGGACTTCCAGAAGCACTTGCCGAACTCGACGCCGAGACGGACCAAACCAGCCCGACACCAGTGCGAGTCGACGACCCGATCGCTCAGATGCTCGGCCTCGTCGAAGACCCAGCAGTTCTCATCAACGGTCGCCAGCTCGCTGCCATACGGAAGTCAGCAGGCCTCACCGTCGGCGAACTTGCACAGCGACTGAGCCAACGAGGCTGGGACGTCACCACGAACAATGTCTTCTCCTGGGAACGCGACAAGCTCAATCCACCACCAGCAACCATCAACGCAGTCGCCGAAGTCCTCAACGTCGCCGCCGACTCGATCCTGACGACCAACACACAGCGAGCGCAGACCCTCGACGTCCTTTTTGACGACGAGATCATCGCCGCGTTCCTCGACCAGTGGTCCCGGGAAAGCAACGTCCCCGTCGAACGACTCGCTGAACATTCCAAGCGACTGCTTGCCACCGCCGGCAAACGCAACGCCACCTCTGCGACACCTCAAACACTCCTGGCGATCCTTGAGCACTTCAAGAACCTGCCCAGTTTCTTGGACCCGGCGTGA
- a CDS encoding sigma-70 family RNA polymerase sigma factor encodes MTDALADDPGENARVCTPSDVAAQYRQHHEWLRKVANRFFDGKRPDLAAEAIGLLFAHLLELVEEQKLTDRGEGWRGYLRKAVLNRCVDLVRAEKKTRERFPPGDPEEPRIIDQDPLGDYAAAEDLARRRQGKLNSAVEKLTDRQVTIVRHFLNGKTNKQIGEELGITGQGVGDQLKTIIKKCHEEVTKDE; translated from the coding sequence GTGACCGACGCGCTGGCCGACGACCCCGGTGAGAATGCGCGCGTCTGCACCCCATCCGACGTCGCCGCCCAGTACCGGCAGCACCACGAGTGGCTGCGCAAGGTTGCGAACCGATTCTTTGACGGCAAGCGGCCCGACCTGGCCGCCGAGGCGATCGGCCTGCTGTTCGCCCACCTTCTCGAGCTGGTCGAGGAGCAGAAGCTCACCGACCGGGGCGAGGGCTGGCGCGGCTACCTCCGCAAGGCGGTGCTGAACCGGTGCGTCGACCTGGTGCGCGCCGAGAAGAAGACCCGGGAGCGCTTCCCTCCCGGTGATCCCGAGGAACCTCGCATCATCGACCAGGACCCGCTCGGGGACTACGCCGCTGCCGAGGACCTCGCGCGTCGACGGCAGGGGAAACTGAACAGCGCTGTCGAGAAGCTGACCGACCGGCAGGTCACGATCGTCCGGCACTTCCTGAACGGAAAGACGAACAAGCAGATCGGCGAGGAGCTCGGCATCACCGGTCAGGGAGTCGGCGACCAGCTCAAGACCATCATCAAGAAGTGTCATGAGGAGGTGACGAAGGATGAATGA